A window of Pseudomonas guangdongensis contains these coding sequences:
- the ndk gene encoding nucleoside-diphosphate kinase has protein sequence MALQRTFSIIKPDAVAKNVIGEITTRFEKAGLRVVASKMVQLSEREAAGFYAEHSERGFFKDLVAFMTSGPVIVQVLEGEDAVLKNRELMGATNPKEAAAGTIRADFAVSIDENAVHGSDSEASAAREIAYFFSATELCNRIR, from the coding sequence ATGGCCCTGCAACGCACCTTCTCCATCATCAAGCCCGACGCCGTTGCCAAGAACGTGATCGGCGAAATCACCACCCGTTTCGAGAAGGCCGGCCTGCGCGTCGTCGCTTCCAAGATGGTCCAGCTGTCCGAGCGCGAAGCCGCCGGCTTCTACGCCGAGCACAGCGAGCGCGGCTTCTTCAAGGATCTGGTCGCCTTCATGACCTCCGGCCCGGTCATCGTTCAGGTGCTGGAAGGCGAAGACGCCGTGCTGAAGAACCGCGAGCTGATGGGCGCCACCAACCCGAAGGAAGCCGCTGCCGGCACCATCCGCGCCGACTTCGCCGTCTCCATCGACGAGAACGCCGTGCACGGTTCGGATTCCGAGGCCTCCGCTGCCCGCGAGATCGCCTACTTCTTCTCCGCTACCGAGCTGTGCAACCGCATCCGCTAA
- the iscX gene encoding Fe-S cluster assembly protein IscX yields the protein MSLKWTDVLEIAIQLADSKPDVDPRYVNFVDLHRWVVELPEFADDPQRSGEKVLEAIQAAWIEEAE from the coding sequence ATGAGCCTGAAATGGACCGATGTGCTGGAGATCGCCATCCAGCTGGCCGACAGCAAGCCGGACGTCGATCCGCGCTACGTCAACTTCGTCGACCTGCATCGCTGGGTGGTGGAGCTGCCGGAGTTCGCCGACGACCCGCAGCGCAGCGGCGAGAAGGTGCTGGAGGCCATCCAGGCCGCCTGGATCGAAGAGGCCGAGTAA
- the fdx gene encoding ISC system 2Fe-2S type ferredoxin — MPQIVFLPNAEHCPEGAVVEANTGETIIEAALRNDIDIVHACEMSCACTTCHVIVREGFNSLEPSDELEDDMLDKAWGLEPESRLSCQARVGQQDLVVEIPRYTINQVNESH; from the coding sequence ATGCCGCAGATCGTCTTTCTGCCCAATGCCGAGCATTGCCCGGAGGGCGCGGTGGTCGAGGCCAATACCGGTGAAACCATCATCGAGGCCGCGCTGCGCAACGATATCGACATCGTCCACGCCTGCGAGATGTCCTGCGCCTGCACCACCTGCCATGTGATCGTGCGCGAGGGCTTCAATTCGCTGGAGCCTTCCGACGAGCTGGAGGACGACATGCTCGACAAGGCCTGGGGTCTGGAGCCGGAGTCGCGGCTGTCCTGCCAGGCGCGGGTCGGCCAGCAGGATCTGGTGGTGGAGATTCCCAGGTACACCATCAACCAGGTCAACGAGAGCCACTGA
- the hscA gene encoding Fe-S protein assembly chaperone HscA has product MALLQIAEPGQSPQPHQRRLAVGIDLGTTNSLVAAVRSARAEPLPDAQGRVILPSAVRYLENGIDVGHAVVAAAAGDPLNSIISVKRLMGRGLADVKQLGEQLPYRFVAGDSQMPFIDTVQGPKSPVEISAEILRVLRERGEATLGGELVGAVITVPAYFDDAQRQATKDAARLAGLNVLRLLNEPTAAAVAYGLDKGTEGVIAVYDLGGGTFDISILRLTRGVFEVLATGGDSALGGDDFDHAIAGWIIEQAGISADLDPGTQRQLLQSACAAKEALTGAERVGVSHGVWSGELSRAQFDALIEPMVARSLKACRRAVRDADIELDEVEAVVMVGGSTRVPRVREAVGELFGRTPLTDIDPDQVVAIGAAIQADTLAGNKQGEELLLLDVIPLSLGLETMGGLMEKVIPRNTTIPVARAQDFTTYKDGQTAMMIHVLQGERELVSDCRSLARFELRGIPPMVAGAAKIRVTFQVDADGLLGVTAREQGSGVEASIQVKPSYGLSDEEIARMLQDSFAHAGDDKHARALREQQVEAQRLLEAVQAALAVDGERLLDADERLVIDHEMQTLRERAAGGDTVAIEQQVRRLSQVTDAFAARRMNDSVKAALAGRQLNEIEE; this is encoded by the coding sequence ATGGCCCTACTGCAGATTGCCGAACCGGGACAGAGCCCCCAGCCGCACCAGCGTCGTCTGGCGGTGGGGATCGATCTCGGCACCACCAATTCCCTGGTCGCTGCCGTGCGCAGTGCCCGTGCCGAGCCGCTGCCGGACGCCCAGGGGCGGGTCATCCTGCCCTCGGCGGTGCGCTACCTGGAGAACGGCATCGACGTCGGTCACGCCGTGGTCGCTGCGGCCGCCGGCGATCCGCTGAACAGCATCATCTCGGTCAAGCGCCTGATGGGTCGCGGTCTGGCCGACGTCAAGCAACTGGGCGAGCAGCTGCCCTACCGCTTCGTCGCCGGCGACTCGCAGATGCCGTTCATCGACACCGTGCAGGGGCCGAAGAGTCCGGTGGAGATTTCCGCGGAGATCCTCCGCGTGCTGCGCGAGCGCGGCGAGGCGACCCTCGGCGGCGAGCTGGTCGGCGCGGTGATCACCGTGCCCGCCTATTTCGACGACGCCCAGCGCCAGGCCACCAAGGACGCCGCGCGTCTGGCCGGCCTCAACGTGCTGCGCCTGCTCAACGAGCCGACCGCCGCGGCGGTGGCCTACGGCCTGGACAAGGGCACCGAAGGCGTGATCGCGGTCTACGACCTGGGCGGCGGCACCTTCGACATTTCCATCCTGCGCCTGACCCGCGGCGTGTTCGAGGTGCTGGCCACCGGCGGCGACAGCGCCCTCGGCGGCGACGACTTCGACCATGCCATCGCCGGCTGGATCATCGAGCAGGCAGGCATCTCCGCCGATCTCGATCCGGGCACCCAGCGCCAGCTGCTGCAGAGCGCCTGCGCCGCCAAGGAGGCGCTGACCGGCGCCGAGCGGGTCGGCGTCAGTCACGGCGTCTGGTCCGGCGAGCTGAGCCGCGCGCAGTTCGACGCGCTGATCGAGCCGATGGTGGCGCGCAGCCTCAAGGCCTGCCGCCGCGCCGTGCGCGACGCCGACATCGAACTGGACGAGGTCGAGGCCGTGGTCATGGTCGGCGGCTCGACCCGCGTGCCGCGGGTGCGCGAGGCGGTCGGCGAGCTGTTCGGCCGCACGCCGCTGACCGACATCGACCCCGACCAGGTGGTGGCCATCGGCGCCGCCATCCAGGCCGATACCCTGGCCGGCAACAAGCAGGGCGAGGAACTGCTGCTGCTCGACGTCATTCCGCTGTCGCTGGGTCTGGAAACCATGGGCGGGCTGATGGAGAAGGTTATCCCGCGCAACACCACCATCCCGGTGGCCCGTGCCCAGGACTTCACCACCTACAAGGACGGCCAGACGGCGATGATGATCCATGTCCTGCAGGGCGAGCGCGAACTGGTCAGCGACTGCCGCTCGCTGGCGCGCTTCGAGCTGCGCGGGATTCCGCCGATGGTCGCCGGCGCGGCGAAGATCCGCGTGACCTTCCAGGTCGATGCCGACGGCCTGCTCGGCGTCACCGCCCGCGAGCAGGGTTCGGGGGTGGAGGCGAGCATCCAGGTCAAGCCATCCTACGGCCTGAGCGACGAGGAGATCGCCCGCATGCTGCAGGACTCCTTCGCCCATGCCGGCGACGACAAGCATGCCCGCGCCCTGCGCGAGCAGCAGGTCGAGGCCCAGCGCCTGCTCGAAGCGGTGCAGGCGGCGCTGGCGGTCGACGGCGAGCGCCTGCTCGACGCCGACGAGCGCCTGGTCATCGACCACGAGATGCAAACCCTGCGCGAGCGGGCGGCCGGCGGCGATACCGTGGCCATCGAGCAGCAGGTGCGTCGCCTGTCCCAGGTCACCGACGCCTTTGCCGCGCGGCGCATGAACGACAGCGTCAAGGCCGCCCTGGCCGGACGCCAGCTCAACGAAATCGAGGAATAA
- the hscB gene encoding co-chaperone HscB translates to MSTCHFALFDLQPGFAIDLAQLAERYRQLARETHPDRFADAPAAEQRQALARAAQLNDAYQTLKSPSRRAHYLLGLRGESLPLEATVQDPEFLLRQMMLREELEELQDSADLDGVAAFKRRLKQAQGALESEFAACWDVPAEREQAERLMRRMQFLDKLAREARELEERLDD, encoded by the coding sequence GTGAGCACCTGCCACTTCGCCCTGTTCGACCTGCAGCCGGGCTTCGCCATCGACCTGGCGCAGCTCGCCGAGCGCTATCGCCAGCTGGCCCGCGAAACCCATCCGGACCGCTTCGCCGATGCGCCGGCCGCCGAGCAGCGCCAGGCCCTGGCGCGCGCCGCCCAGCTCAACGACGCCTACCAGACGCTGAAGAGCCCGAGCCGCCGCGCTCATTACCTGCTCGGCCTGCGCGGCGAGAGCCTGCCGCTGGAGGCCACGGTGCAGGACCCCGAGTTCCTGCTGCGCCAGATGATGCTGCGCGAGGAGCTGGAAGAGCTGCAGGACAGCGCCGATCTGGACGGGGTGGCCGCCTTCAAGCGCCGCCTGAAGCAGGCCCAGGGCGCGCTGGAAAGCGAGTTCGCCGCCTGCTGGGACGTGCCCGCCGAGCGCGAGCAGGCCGAGCGGCTGATGCGCCGCATGCAGTTCCTCGACAAGCTGGCCCGAGAGGCGCGCGAACTGGAAGAGCGCCTCGACGATTAA
- the iscA gene encoding iron-sulfur cluster assembly protein IscA: MAISMTEAAAQHVRRSLEGRGKGEGIRLGVRTTGCSGLAYVLEFVDEQAAEDLVFENFGVKVFIDPKSLAYLDGTELDFTREGLNEGFKFNNPNVRGECGCGESFNV; this comes from the coding sequence ATGGCCATCAGCATGACCGAAGCCGCCGCACAACACGTTCGTCGCTCGCTGGAAGGGCGCGGCAAGGGTGAGGGCATCCGTCTCGGAGTGCGCACCACCGGCTGCTCCGGTCTGGCCTATGTGCTGGAGTTCGTCGACGAGCAGGCCGCCGAGGACCTGGTGTTCGAGAACTTCGGGGTCAAGGTGTTCATCGACCCGAAGAGCCTCGCCTACCTGGACGGCACCGAACTGGACTTCACCCGCGAGGGGCTGAACGAAGGCTTCAAGTTCAACAACCCCAACGTGCGCGGCGAGTGCGGCTGCGGCGAAAGCTTCAACGTTTGA
- the iscU gene encoding Fe-S cluster assembly scaffold IscU, with protein MAYSDKVIDHYENPRNVGKLDAEDPNVGTGMVGAPACGDVMRLQIKVNEAGVIEDAKFKTYGCGSAIASSSLATEWMKGKTLDEAETIKNTQLAEELALPPVKIHCSVLAEDAIKAAVRDYKQKKGLL; from the coding sequence ATGGCATACAGCGACAAGGTCATCGACCACTACGAAAACCCGCGCAACGTCGGCAAGCTCGACGCCGAAGACCCCAACGTCGGCACCGGCATGGTCGGCGCGCCGGCCTGCGGCGACGTGATGCGCCTGCAGATCAAGGTCAACGAGGCGGGCGTCATCGAAGACGCCAAGTTCAAGACCTACGGCTGCGGCTCGGCGATCGCCTCCAGCTCCCTGGCCACCGAGTGGATGAAGGGCAAGACCCTGGACGAGGCCGAGACCATCAAGAACACCCAGCTGGCCGAGGAGCTGGCCCTGCCGCCGGTGAAGATCCACTGCTCGGTGCTCGCCGAGGACGCCATCAAGGCGGCCGTGCGCGACTACAAGCAGAAGAAAGGCTTGCTCTGA
- a CDS encoding IscS subfamily cysteine desulfurase: protein MKLPIYLDYSATTPADPRVAQKMCECLTMDGNFGNPASRSHLFGWKAEEAVENARRQVAELVNADPREIVWTSGATESNNLAIKGAAHFYSGKGKHLITSKIEHKAVLDTTRQLEREGFEVTYLEPGEDGIITPAMVEAALREDTILVSIMHVNNEIGTINDIAAIGELTRARGILFHVDAAQSTGKVAIDLDALKVDLMSFSAHKTYGPKGIGALYVQRKPRVRIEAQMHGGGHERGMRSGTLATHQIVGMGEAFRIAKEEMAVESVRIKALAERFLAQLEGMEEVYLNGSREQRVPHNLNLSFNYVEGESLIMALKDLAVSSGSACTSASLEPSYVLRALGRNDELAHSSIRFTFGRFSTEEEVDYAAAKVREAVTKLRELSPLWDMFKEGVDLSKVEWQAH from the coding sequence ATGAAATTGCCGATCTACCTCGATTATTCCGCGACCACGCCGGCCGACCCGCGCGTGGCGCAGAAGATGTGCGAGTGCCTGACGATGGACGGGAACTTCGGCAACCCGGCATCGCGCTCCCACCTGTTCGGCTGGAAGGCCGAAGAGGCGGTGGAAAACGCCCGCCGCCAGGTGGCCGAGCTGGTCAACGCCGACCCGCGCGAGATCGTCTGGACCTCCGGCGCCACCGAATCCAACAACCTGGCGATCAAGGGTGCCGCGCACTTCTATAGCGGCAAGGGCAAGCACCTGATCACCTCGAAGATCGAGCACAAGGCGGTGCTGGACACCACCCGCCAGCTGGAGCGCGAAGGCTTCGAGGTCACCTACCTGGAGCCCGGCGAGGACGGCATCATCACCCCGGCGATGGTCGAGGCGGCGCTGCGCGAGGACACCATCCTGGTGTCGATCATGCACGTCAACAACGAGATCGGCACCATCAACGACATCGCAGCCATCGGCGAGCTGACCCGCGCCCGCGGCATCCTGTTCCATGTCGACGCGGCGCAGTCCACCGGCAAGGTGGCGATCGATCTGGACGCGCTGAAGGTCGACCTGATGTCCTTCTCCGCGCACAAGACCTACGGTCCCAAGGGCATCGGCGCGCTCTACGTGCAGCGCAAGCCGCGCGTGCGCATCGAGGCGCAGATGCACGGCGGCGGCCACGAGCGCGGCATGCGCTCGGGCACCCTGGCCACCCACCAGATTGTCGGCATGGGCGAAGCGTTCCGCATCGCCAAGGAAGAGATGGCCGTCGAGAGCGTGCGCATCAAGGCGCTGGCCGAGCGTTTCCTGGCCCAGCTCGAAGGCATGGAAGAGGTGTACCTCAACGGCAGCCGCGAGCAGCGCGTGCCGCACAACCTCAACCTCAGCTTCAACTACGTCGAGGGCGAGTCGCTGATCATGGCGCTCAAGGATCTAGCCGTCTCCTCCGGCTCGGCCTGCACCTCGGCGTCCCTGGAACCGTCCTACGTGCTGCGCGCCCTGGGCCGCAACGACGAACTGGCGCACAGCTCGATCCGCTTCACCTTCGGCCGCTTCAGCACCGAGGAAGAGGTCGACTACGCCGCCGCCAAGGTGCGCGAAGCCGTGACCAAACTGCGCGAACTGTCGCCGCTGTGGGACATGTTCAAAGAAGGCGTCGACCTCTCCAAGGTCGAGTGGCAGGCGCACTGA
- the iscR gene encoding Fe-S cluster assembly transcriptional regulator IscR — MRLTTKGRYAVTAMLDLALHAQEGPVSLADISERQGISLSYLEQLFAKLRRGSLVTSVRGPGGGYQLSRDMASIDVAQVIDAVNESVDATRCSGLGGCHEGDTCLTHHLWCGLSDRIHEFLSGISLADLVQRQDVQDVAQRQNLRRLNGKDASTPALEKIEASAID, encoded by the coding sequence ATGCGACTGACCACCAAGGGCCGCTACGCCGTGACGGCCATGCTCGACCTTGCGCTGCATGCGCAGGAGGGGCCGGTGTCCCTTGCCGACATTTCCGAGCGGCAGGGCATTTCCCTGTCCTACCTTGAGCAGCTGTTCGCCAAGCTGCGCCGTGGCAGCCTGGTCACCAGCGTGCGCGGCCCCGGCGGCGGCTACCAGTTGTCGCGCGACATGGCCAGCATCGACGTGGCGCAGGTCATCGACGCGGTCAACGAGTCGGTGGACGCCACCCGCTGCAGCGGCCTGGGCGGCTGCCACGAAGGCGACACCTGCCTGACCCACCACCTGTGGTGCGGTCTGAGCGACCGGATTCACGAGTTCCTCAGCGGCATCAGCCTGGCCGACCTGGTACAGCGCCAGGATGTCCAGGATGTCGCCCAGCGCCAGAACCTGCGCCGCCTGAACGGCAAGGATGCATCGACCCCTGCGCTCGAAAAGATAGAAGCGTCCGCCATCGACTGA
- the cysE gene encoding serine O-acetyltransferase: protein MFERMREDIQSVFHRDPAARNTLEVLICYPGLHAVWLHRLAHCLWGADWKLLARLVSHLGRWLTGIEIHPGAKIGRRFFIDHGMGIVIGETAEIGDDVTLYHGVTLGGTSWNKGKRHPTLADGVIVGAGAKILGPFTVGAGAKVGSNAVVTKEVPPGATVVGIPGRIILRGGETDDVQEAKRKAMAEKIGFDAYGVSEDMPDPVARAIGQLLDHLQAVDGRLEGMCKALTALGSDYCAKDLPSLRSEDFAAVQGEARGAAADPDAAKGS, encoded by the coding sequence ATGTTCGAACGCATGCGCGAAGACATCCAGAGCGTGTTCCATCGCGACCCGGCGGCGCGCAACACCCTCGAGGTGCTGATCTGCTACCCGGGCCTGCACGCGGTCTGGCTGCACCGGCTCGCCCACTGTCTGTGGGGCGCCGACTGGAAGCTGCTGGCGCGGCTGGTGTCGCACCTCGGCCGCTGGCTGACCGGCATCGAGATCCATCCGGGGGCGAAGATCGGCCGGCGTTTCTTCATCGACCACGGCATGGGCATCGTCATCGGCGAGACCGCCGAGATCGGCGACGACGTGACCCTCTATCACGGCGTGACCCTCGGCGGCACCAGCTGGAACAAGGGCAAGCGCCACCCGACCCTGGCCGACGGGGTGATCGTCGGCGCCGGGGCGAAGATCCTCGGGCCGTTCACCGTCGGCGCCGGCGCCAAGGTCGGCTCCAACGCGGTGGTTACCAAGGAGGTGCCGCCGGGCGCCACCGTGGTGGGGATTCCCGGGCGGATCATCCTGCGCGGCGGCGAGACCGACGACGTCCAGGAAGCCAAGCGCAAGGCGATGGCCGAGAAGATCGGCTTCGACGCCTACGGGGTCAGCGAGGACATGCCCGACCCGGTGGCGCGCGCCATCGGCCAACTGCTCGACCACCTGCAGGCGGTCGACGGCCGCCTGGAAGGCATGTGCAAGGCGCTCACCGCGCTGGGCAGCGACTACTGCGCCAAGGACCTGCCGAGCCTGCGCAGCGAGGACTTCGCCGCGGTGCAGGGCGAGGCGCGCGGCGCGGCGGCCGACCCGGATGCCGCGAAGGGGTCGTGA